A region from the Enoplosus armatus isolate fEnoArm2 chromosome 24, fEnoArm2.hap1, whole genome shotgun sequence genome encodes:
- the LOC139306610 gene encoding neuronal membrane glycoprotein M6-b-like, producing MDGTKPAMESNAEETQDEGQESKGCFECCIKCLGGVPYASLVATILCFSGVALFCGCGHVALTGTLTMLENHFSRVTSDHATLAMVIQIFQYIIYGIASFFFVYAIILLAEGFYTTSAIKKELQSDFKTTACGRCITAFFMFLTYILALAFLAIFGFTAIPVFLFFNVWNTCAAMRAPDANITSPDSICVDVRQYGIIPWNATPGKACGATLGDICNTSEFYLSYHLYIVAFAGAGATVIALIHYLMILSANWAYLKSAVSTHEYQDIKTKDDQDLEAEARSKEGQNSSSYS from the exons GATGCTTCGAGTGCTGCATCAAGTGTCTGGGCGGGGTGCCCTACGCCTCCCTGGTGGCCACCATCCTCTGCTTCTCAGGCGTGGCCCTGTTCTGCGGCTGCGGCCACGTGGCGCTGACCGGCACCCTGACCATGCTGGAGAACCACTTTTCCAGGGTCACCAGCGACCACGCCACCCTCGCCATGGT gatcCAGATCTTTCAGTACATCATTTACGGCATCGCCTCCTTCTTCTTCGTCTACGCCATCATCCTGCTAGCTGAGGGCTTTTACACCACCAGCGCCATCAAGAAAGAGCTGCAGAGCGACTTCAAGACCACCGCCTGTGGACGCTGCATCACTGCCTTC TTCATGTTCCTGACCTACATCCTCGCTCTGGCCTTCCTCGCCATCTTCGGCTTCACGGCGATACCcgttttcctcttcttcaacGTGTGGAATACCTGTGCCGCCATGAGGGCTCCTGACGCTAACATCACCTCGCCTGACTCCATCTGTGTGGACGTCAGGCAGTACG GTATTATTCCCTGGAACGCCACACCGGGAAAAGCTTGTGGAGCCACACTGGGAGACATCTGTAACACCAGCGAG TTCTACCTGTCCTACCACCTCTACATCGTTGCGTTCGCCGGCGCCGGTGCCACCGTCATCGCATTG ATCCACTACCTGATGATTTTGTCGGCCAACTGGGCCTACCTGAAGAGTGCCGTCTCCACGCACGAGTACCAGGACATCAAGACCAAGGACGACCAGGATCTGGAGGCCGAGGCGCGCTCCAAGGAGGGCCAGAACTCCTCCTCCTACTCATAA